The segment attttttcttttatttgtgattttcttttcaataattcaGTAATTTTTGTAGTATaacataaacaaaaaaaacacaaggaaacatttaatttaatttgatcttttcagtacaaaaaacttcaaaagtttccacaaatcataaataaattttttaaatgattttcttttattttgtattgacaaaagattattaaaatgtcttttaaaattacaaaaattaagtCAGTGATTTatctaataaattgaaagtttttcaataaattttccattaatttttgatttttattcaacaatttttttactaattaatTCTAGAAATATTTCTCCGCTAGATGGCTAAACTCTTCCAGAGACATCTAgtgcttaattttatttttcctaataattaatcaagagtttaatattaatttaaatgaattaaaattctttgcagGACTCACTCGGAGTATGTGAATAATGGGCCATTTTACTGTGAAATCTGCCAGAAGAGCTTTGTGGTGAAGATGTACTATGTGCAGCATAAGGCAATGCACGAGAAAGAGGGTACTGTGGCCCTGAGTGGGGATGATAGTGGCAAGGTACGATGATAATGTGTCCATATCGACTCTTTCTGTTTTCCTTGTAACATTAACTCACACATTTTAGCCTCAAATGGATGGAATGGAACAGAAGGAGGGTGGTGATGATGCGGCTGCAAATGGGGCTGGTGGTGAGCAAGGTGGCACAGCGGGACACGATGAGGGGACAGAGCATATCCTCCCGGATGCAGATGCGTGCGAAGAGCCCACCGTGGAGGATTCCCTGGTTGTGAGTACACCGTCGAGTCAGGCGCAAATAATGCAGGTTCACTTTACACCTGTGACGTCAGCTCAGAATCAGGGGGGTGCAGCGATGGGATCGCACGATACGACGGTACTCACGCTACCTTCGAACATTTCCAACTTTGTCACCCTCAATTCAACGCAATTCGTTGCATCGCAAGACGTGATGGGGcactttaaaattgaaaataattaagaaagaCCCAATCCCCCCCCTCCGCCCCCATCTCTCTCTCCAATGCTCCTCATCcccaattctttttttttagtaaactcAAAGTGATAAGCCCCCTCGCGTTCCTGACAAAACTACCCTCCCTTATCAATCGCTCCTATTATCATAGGAGAGTACATCagacaattttcatttccgtGTTAATGTGtgtcgtgtgtgtgtgtgttgtttgtgaagaaggagaaaaaagattttaattaaatcctgaatgtgtgtgtgtgctaaaTTTTAAGGAGAGCAAAATAGAGACATGAtattaaaaggaaagaaaatgttaaaaatgtttggaaaatttcatgagaacaaaaaataaaaagtaaaagtgaagataaaactttatgaagaaaaataagtgATGTGTTTTCTGTAAAATGTatatctcaaaatatttttagctaaaaatattaattgaaatttataattaaaaaaacaggaatcccaaaattgattaataaatattgAGGCTATTAATTTACTGATCGGGAtgattaaaaacaattaaagttATCTGCTTAAGAACTAAAAGAACTGAAAGATATcagtttgaaagaaaatttaattcctttttaaaaaattaattaatttgatcatTGGGTCAAATTCAATAGTCAGAAagattaagatttcttaaaaaagaattaagtttacttaagattctttcagttttcttaagattcttcaagttttcttaagtttctttcaattttcttaagttttctaaaggaaaaatttaagatttcttagggaaaatttaagatttcttaagtaaataaaaatttttgcaaacttcCATACCTGaagatgatcaaaaaaaatcttcgaaaaaatattcatttggcccgattcagcctgactgaagaaatcttaagttttgcttaacaatttttcttaggaaatctttagttttttcttaaaaagacttaaattttcttaagattcattaattttttttaaatgtcttaagatttcttacgattccttaagaaataacttaatatttcttaggaaaaatttgaaatttttaagttttcttaagcaaaacttaatattttttcagtcAAGCTTGGGCTAAATTGGgctaaatgaatatttttcgatGATATTTTTGTTCGTCATCATAcatagaaattcttaaaaatcaccaaaaatatgaattttgctcgatttactttagaaatctttaatttacctttaaaaaaaaacttaaaaatcttaaatttttctaaagaaattttaagtttttctcaaggaatcttaagaagacttaaagaattttaagaaaacttaagtcttacttaagaaatcttcagTCTGTCTGACTATTGAATGTCAGCCACTGACagcaaaataaagaaatatgtttctctatgaaattgaataattttctttattgaaatttaaattaatcttgttctttgatatttaaatttgattaatgtttaaattgcatttctatcatttcaaattctttgtttGACCCACTGTTCCCCGTTTTCCTCTATTTAACATGTAAAACCCTATAAATTTGTCTACAAAAGGTCGccatcaataattttatttattaattttgggaCATCCAAACTCTGtataatgcaaaaatatctcattgtaaattttcattaaaaaaatgtaagaaaataaaattaaaaatagatgAAAATCCAAACTtcacaaagcaaaaaaaatatcacacagCATATTGCCTAAAAGTCCTTAAAAGTAAgattaaagaattattctatttattgaaaatcttttcatcatcttgcctcatttttttctcacactgtgtaaaaaatcttttaacaagtaatttaatttaaattctaagaCATCTTACATGAGATAAATCTACGCTgccatattttttctcttttaaatgtgtttttttttaaataaagaatttttgtagcagaaaatcccacaaaaaggaatctttaatcaaattgattgtgtaaaagaaagttatttaatattttttttattattatttattgtgtaaaaaaaaaggagggaAAAGAAGTTTTACAAACTTGTTTGTGTGTCTGTAATTTGCaatggagaaaaagaaataattcatcGTAGCGAAAGGAAGAATTTCCTCTCAAGGagaggaggaagaagaaaaagaattcagcaagattttttttattctaaattgcCAAACTGTGGATTTAATTCCTTCAATATTGCAAAATGGTTCgctttagaataaattttccctttgatGGCAAAGAACCAGCCCCCCGATAAATCGCGtgtaaatattctaaaaatgaaaaaaaaaatgctttttcgtaatgtttctctttctcttttgagaacattaaataaatgaaaaaaaaaagaaaaagaacttaatAATAAGATGGTAAATATGTAGTTCACAGCAAGTTagaattcacatttttttttgaaaaacataaataattgTGAACAAGTAAAAGTTAATTATGATGAGGAAGAATAGTAGGTACACAGTGACCCAGACAAGGTgttcaatattcttttgaaaaaatggatgaattttaaattttattttctacggCTTTGATAGATTACCgtgaaatataaaagaaattgaaagacgAATTCAAGGgcaattaatttctatttatagCCGACCTTTCGAACTGTAAAAATTCTTCGTCGAggcattaaataaataaaaatattaaatatgtttattccttttattcatttaaatcccTAAGGAAGGACTTATGCATGAAGATATCGGCTATTAACGATAATTAATTGGCATAGAATCTGACCGAAAATCCgcctttttcaatttcttttatctaGGCATTAACACATTAAATCAacgaaattttcataattctttttctgaatttttttttaaatcactgTTACAACAGATAtactttatttaataaattaactcTTAGACTCTTAGACTTAGAACCAGagaaatatatgaaaattaatttaaggatTAAGAATCCCATAAAGGTcgttttttccttatttttttaaaatccgGTTCAAGTTTTTAATCTATCTAGTCTAAGTCTTGGAACTTTTAAGTTTTACGCCCTGAGTTTTCTCTAAACCCATCAAAGCTAAGTTTTAGAACGTTTAAtatgttttctattttttttttaaattttcttatggaTTGATTAATAAAGGTtcgttttattaaatatacaaaaaaaacatttttaaagccTTCTACATCcggaaaagacttttttttatacattaccTTTTAACGCAAGTCCggaaaaagatttcatttataattttattgttctaaCGGGTGGGAAGACGCTAAAagggatttctttttcaaaacatCAAAAAGGATTCTCAATTGTTCCTAAATTActggaatttaaagaaaatttcgggaatttaaagaaaatttccggaagcaaaaatttcaggaaaatgtgaaaagttctttttaatttctacaaaaaattctttattaattgcTTAAATATCGCAAATTAtagggaaagaaaagaaaatatttattgacaaAATCAATCCTAATTAAtccaacaaaaaattaataaataaaacattttaaattcgAACACCTTGCCCGTGCCACCTTGTTGTACGTACATTCTCTGTCCCActgtacagaaaaaaaacaaataatatttcacgTACCaaagtgttttctttttctctctgacaaagtaaaaaataaatcttttgcattaaaaaaatatgtaaactAATAATGATGGAGTTAtattaatatattaaataaatttaaaaataaattacaagaaaatttgtaaagtgagaaaaaataatatttattgattataaaataaaaaatcccagATGATACATAAGAAGATATTGCAATGcattaaaaatctttgtgAGAGATTACACGCGGGGAAATCTAATGTGGAAAAAAGAATtgtagtttaaattaaattaatgcaaaaaatggaACACAAAGATACTTATAGAGAGGAAGAATAAATTGTAGATTTtaggacaagaaaatttagtgATTAAGGTTGTAAAAGAGGAAGGAAGATGAATGGAAAGTAATCTCTCTCTAGccatattttgattttgagaaTTCTAAATAAGACAAAATGTGGATTAAGGCGCCGAGGAAATGATCTCCAGCAGGTGATCGTCATCATTTTACAACATAATCATGCTAATAGTTCAATGTACAGAGAAATTCCCCCAGAGTAATGTTCTATTTTTACCTTTTGAATTCGCAAGAAATCGACGCCGATCGTGCGTAATGAAATTGgcaaattaatgaagaaaatattccatttggATTTGTTTggttttagagagaaaatttggaCGATTTTCCTTGCAAATTACGATCATTTCTTAACCCCCTCAATCCACAATCGAGACTTTTTCCTCTGTCTACCTAAAGGAGAGACAAAGGAGAGATTCTCGAAGGAAGAATCGCGTGTGAGGaaagagattgaaaaaaaagcatcacaAAATtaacgaagaagaaaaaaagaaaatcttacctCACAAATtgattctagaaaaaaaaatgaaactttgtACACCACCCCTCACAACACTCAGATGAAGTCTATTAGAAATCAaatcaaatatatatataaaagtatGTACAATTAACGCATGAACTTTATTTCTACGTGAAAATGTCATATTTCTAGGCCTTAGCCGTCGCACAGTCAGTCGATCGCTTTGCCTTGGATCGTTTGGTGTATTTAAAAGCGACACTGTCTAGCTTAGCAAAGTCATCCCACAGTTGGACTGTCCGCACCTGCGTGATGTCCATCTTGTGCGCAAAGCTGGACATGAAGCTGTCGTTCTCGTAGATGATGATGCTGTTGTTGTTGATGAGGaatgaaatgagaaattgTTGCCCAGGGCGTGTCCATGAGAGCTTCTCCGTGAATTCCTTCTGCCACGTTCCGCCGATTTTGTGATTGAGGATGATGCGATCATCATTGCTGCTGGCACCGAATTCCGTTCGTACGTGCAAGGGGATGTTGTTGTCGTCGATGACAAAATTCACGGAAAATCTAAAGCAAAAGTGAAGGATTTCTTGAATGAGGAATTCCGCTGAAAAACgtgagattaattttttctctgttgTTTTACacgattttcttctattttgtcttgatgaaacttttttcagaaaatatttttatttgggaatatttatttctaattaaattgaagttttttttctcgatgaatttttcatttaatgtttttttttttttttaattcaattcaggATTGATCTATgtataagaaataatttcccaaCCTTTAGGgtttctttataaataaaatttatggagcaggtaaaaaaaaactttattcgaatttgcaaatttttctttgttttttttttaaatagaaatctttttttttttctggtaaaAATTCTGGGTTTTCAACTTCaacacaagaaaaagaagaaaactgtGCAATAAAAAGAAGCATGAGCTTCTTCAGTATGAAGATTTATggataggggaacgtggcccaaatcggacctcttaaggcctttttcaatccgctattacttaaaactgataaaactttaaatgtagaaagttatgggagttaaaagagcattaaatgggctttaaaatggtaccaaatttaagaatattgcttttcattttataccattttttctcatttttcttggaTCTTTAGAcgtcggaattgggccacgttcccctatcctctcttcttctttttcttatacattttttacgatttagctgtgattctttcgaagaaaagaatagcacagcttctgtgtaccacctaaaatgcaaagtcgtcagatcgggctcaaacttggtatgagcacgaattagggtccccacattccaattTTTTGAGTATTAAAAGATCAAACACTTCGCTTTTTAATCagtcaaaaaaaatgcattttttaataCTCGCTTCACCTCCTCATCACTGTTGAGTCAACATTCGGCGTTTGTATTTACTCTTATCAGCACAATTAAGCACTTGTATGAGAAACTCATTGttatcttttatttctcattttgtaCCAACTCGCGCGCAAAAGCTCACGAATTCTGAGAATTCCTTGAGAAGCTTTAATAGCTTTAACCGGCCACATTTTTCCTTAAGAATTTACAACACCTTTTACTCACTTTTTTGCTGCTGGTGTTGATCCAGCTTCCATGATAATCTCATCATCGTAGGAGATTGCCTTTGGGATGGCTAAACtcagcattttcttctttaaaactaaaattctttctgtTCACAATACAATGCAGACGCACTGATACTTCTTTCACGACTAAAATTCACGTCGAACgttatgatttttatatcaaaaCGATATCAGTGGCCAATAGGCGTCGCGGGGTGATAAGATAATAGGAAAGATATGCGAAATAGCTATCACTCATTCAACCGAATCAACCGCTTAACGGCGGAACTTTCCGCAGACGAATGTCCACCTCCAGCACGTCCTGGCCATGCGAATGAGTTGGAGGCTTGTCGTGCGGGAAAGGCACGTAAATTGCTCACCTCCCAGTGACACAATTCCACGGTAATTTGCGAGGAAAATACAAGGGGAATTGCAatgggaagaagaaaatccaacAACTGCTGCACAACAGACGTGTGGAGAAGAAAGCAAACACCTCTCAGGTGTTTGCTAAAGATAATATTTGTTTAGTttgtcatttttctttttgattaagTTATCAAGgagttttaatataaaataatatgaagaaattaaaattaactcagattttcccaatttttcttgtaaattttgggaaaatctaagttcaaaattgcataaaacatCGAATTCTTGaccaattttcttgaatttcttaccAATTTTGGTGACAAAGATTTTCCGAGCGTATTAAATATTGTTTAGTTGACAAATGTGAGTTAATTGCGTCATTTACTGACGATTTCAATAACcaaattaaagtattttttaattagtttttttctacCATTTGAGTTCTTATCAACTCTATAAAAATTTGGCTCTATTTGCACGACCttcactgtaaaaaaaaacttgatttttttattttgctctcTTGGTTCTCATCCCAATGCAAGGGagtgttgaattttaaatgcattattttcttgaatttctcagAATCCTCCTCCgtatgcaaaataaataattcacacGCACTGTGACCTCACAAGTGTTTGTATTCTCATCCACACAACTGTACTACCAGGTCGCCTACATAGCCAGCCCCATCGCGTAGCGCGTGAGAAAGTCATGAATGGggcgaaaatgaagaattgaGGAAGaggtgaagaaaagaaaagtcagaGAGTGAAATTCTTAATCATTCTTTTACTATATATAATACGATAATTCtctataaaaacaaattaaaaattcaaattgttgaACGTCTTACGTGGTGTGTGGGTTGATTGCTTTCccgggaaaataaaaaagaaagagtgGCGGGAAGCGTGGGCAGCTGCACGGGGGTTAATGGAGGCacaactatatacatacacaacatactatacatatatagttatGTAGTGAAATTGCATTCGGCGAACATTTTACTCAATCCCGCGCTTTTTTTCCACGAAGCGCGGGAGATTTgcttttgaaatgaaatgaaatgaaaaaagcttttcaagcTGCCTCTAAACGTTATTCTGACTGGGATGCTTGTAGCGGAAGATAACTTCGGTGATGTAGTCGAGATCGTCCCAAATCTGAACTGTCTTAATGTCCGCAATGTCCAGCTGATGATCGTACTTGTACTGGAAGCACCTATTGTCGTCGTCCGTGTACACGGTGATGTCTCTATTCGTGAAGAGGAACGTGAGGATGAACTCCTCTCCGGGTCCGTCGCACCACGTATTTGAGCTGACCGTCTCCTCGCCCCAGGcgtaatttttgtgattctgAATCACCCCAACGTCACGATCCACCGTGAAGATTGTCTTGAAGTGGTAGGCAATGTAGGATGGTGTTGTACTCGATTCCAGGCAGAAATTCACAGAGAACCTGCCCCAACcccccaaaaagaaaagaagaatttcattttcttggaattcCTCAAATGTAcggcattttatttttagttcaaccacacacacacacgatcTGGGGGTAGGTGGAAaccattaatttttcacaacaattCCACATAGCATAGAAGAATGATTCGTCAAGGGGAGGTTGGGTCATGGTATGCGGTGTACCACCCCCTCGTTGCCCCATAAACATGCATTTAAATggcaaaaaggattttttttttcgttggaATGTTCTCACAGGAAACCTTCTAACGAAGAACATTGAGAgcatgaataattaattttatagcattcTCACGTAATTGATGGCCTTTGCATTGATTTTAGAGTAGAAATTATATATGGCTCTATATAGCAAATAAAAACGGAAGTGTGGCACCACAGAGGTAGAATTaggaaaggaaaattacataatttctttgaggaattttAACATGTCGATTCTTGtaattttaatgggaaattttgcaagaagaaattgctgcaataattttatttaaaatattttcagccAGTTCTTAAACGGTTAACCCTTTTATGTCCaaaatgaagcataaaaacgataaaaaaaaatagcatggGTATAGCCggaaatgttttgaaaatgggtattttgagaaaatatttatttcttattttaacccgttaaagttttttaggtcatacgctgacccaaaggctcgattttgaaaatgtttcattttgtatagctattttatgaatattgaacTCATTTTAGTACAAGACAATGTctctgatcattttatgaccacaaaaggacatctcCAAatactcacaggatcaggaaggaagaaaaacttaaaatttttaagttcaatatttttgccaaaaatgtcttatttgagctcaaaggaacccataaaaattatttttagttcaatcagctcgttAGATTAGtcgcggacctta is part of the Lutzomyia longipalpis isolate SR_M1_2022 chromosome 3, ASM2433408v1 genome and harbors:
- the LOC129793247 gene encoding galectin-1-like, whose translation is MLSLAIPKAISYDDEIIMEAGSTPAAKKFSVNFVIDDNNIPLHVRTEFGASSNDDRIILNHKIGGTWQKEFTEKLSWTRPGQQFLISFLINNNSIIIYENDSFMSSFAHKMDITQVRTVQLWDDFAKLDSVAFKYTKRSKAKRSTDCATAKA
- the LOC129793246 gene encoding uncharacterized protein LOC129793246: MTERPFYAVLPQQLRFNDEIVLKGKIKDDAVVFSVNFCLESSTTPSYIAYHFKTIFTVDRDVGVIQNHKNYAWGEETVSSNTWCDGPGEEFILTFLFTNRDITVYTDDDNRCFQYKYDHQLDIADIKTVQIWDDLDYITEVIFRYKHPSQNNV